One Sporomusaceae bacterium ACPt DNA window includes the following coding sequences:
- the pdhD gene encoding Dihydrolipoyl dehydrogenase — protein MSENIVKADLAIIGGGPGGYVAAIKGAQMGAQVVLIEEDQLGGTCLNRGCIPTKALLETAHEYKKLDSLSKRGIKVTGKELDWKQALAQKDKAVATLVGGVGYLLQQNKVKVLKGHGQFIDAQTLLCQHSDGTKTKIQAAKIMIATGSNPKRIPVEGIDGKRILSSTELLNIPRLPDSLAIIGAGAVGVEFASIFHALGVKVTIIEAMPGLLPTMDTDLGSFLLKKFSKDGIRVEVNAYVQGMRDNGSSEEIRIKNLDGQEQTIEAEFVLLAAGRQANTAGLNLEAVGLKLNAGFIPVNEYMETEISGIYAIGDVTGGIMLAHVASRQGIVAVENALGKKIKIDYRSVPGCIYTHPEIASVGLTEAEASQRYDVAVHRFPFQANGRAVAVDEAEGFVKLVSDKKFGEILGIHLAGPMATELVGEAGLAITMESTVEELANTIHAHPTFNEVLMEVAHAASGQPIHNV, from the coding sequence GTGTCAGAAAATATTGTCAAGGCAGATCTGGCGATCATCGGCGGCGGACCAGGAGGTTATGTCGCTGCCATCAAAGGGGCTCAAATGGGAGCTCAGGTAGTTCTAATTGAAGAAGACCAATTAGGGGGTACATGCCTCAATCGGGGTTGTATTCCGACTAAGGCTTTGCTGGAAACAGCCCATGAATACAAAAAGCTGGATTCTCTGTCTAAGAGGGGGATTAAGGTCACGGGCAAGGAACTTGACTGGAAACAGGCTTTGGCGCAAAAAGACAAAGCTGTTGCGACCTTGGTCGGAGGAGTCGGCTATCTGCTGCAACAGAACAAAGTAAAGGTACTAAAAGGGCATGGGCAATTTATAGATGCGCAGACCCTGCTTTGCCAACATAGTGACGGGACAAAGACCAAGATCCAAGCGGCAAAAATCATGATTGCCACGGGATCTAATCCCAAGAGAATCCCGGTCGAGGGTATTGACGGAAAGAGAATTTTGAGTAGTACAGAGTTGTTGAACATCCCAAGACTGCCGGACAGCCTGGCTATTATCGGGGCCGGTGCTGTTGGGGTAGAATTTGCCTCGATTTTCCATGCTCTGGGGGTTAAAGTGACCATAATCGAAGCCATGCCCGGTTTGTTGCCAACGATGGATACGGACTTGGGTAGTTTCTTACTCAAAAAGTTCAGCAAAGACGGGATAAGGGTTGAAGTAAACGCCTACGTACAAGGAATGCGGGATAATGGCAGCAGCGAGGAAATAAGGATTAAGAACCTCGACGGGCAAGAGCAAACGATCGAGGCGGAATTCGTACTGCTGGCTGCCGGTCGCCAAGCTAACACTGCAGGTTTAAACTTAGAGGCGGTTGGCCTGAAGTTAAATGCCGGTTTCATTCCGGTCAACGAGTATATGGAAACAGAGATCTCCGGCATTTATGCGATTGGGGACGTAACCGGAGGCATCATGCTAGCCCATGTTGCTTCCCGGCAAGGCATCGTCGCAGTCGAGAATGCGCTCGGTAAAAAGATCAAGATAGACTATCGCAGTGTACCGGGGTGTATCTATACGCATCCGGAAATTGCCTCTGTCGGTCTTACGGAGGCCGAAGCGAGCCAGCGCTATGATGTTGCCGTGCACCGCTTTCCTTTTCAAGCGAACGGCCGGGCCGTGGCGGTCGATGAAGCAGAAGGCTTCGTGAAACTCGTTTCCGATAAGAAATTCGGTGAAATTCTGGGAATTCACCTCGCTGGGCCGATGGCTACAGAACTCGTGGGCGAAGCAGGTTTAGCCATAACCATGGAGTCCACGGTGGAAGAACTGGCTAATACTATTCATGCTCATCCTACGTTCAATGAAGTGTTGATGGAGGTTGCGCACGCGGCATCAGGTCAGCCAATCCATAATGTCTAG
- the pdhC gene encoding Dihydrolipoyllysine-residue acetyltransferase component of pyruvate dehydrogenase complex, translating into MSIKIEMPKLAATMEEGIISRWYKQAGDKVEKGEPLVEVLTGKINAEVESPAAGILEKIVAMDGALVPVGEAIAFLAEAAEPESAAKELIQSQADAGVQERQTVLATPRVKKLAKELGIDLAAVLGSGPNGRITEEDLVKYKELQDSAKQQKLTATARKIAEVAGVSLGDVQGSGVSGRIQKEDVLRKLEEKTAEKAGHLAMNDFTVLPLAGLRKVIGENMSASAFKAPHVTLTTEVVMDKAVQLRNELKEKYRKEAKITFTDFINAIVIKVLQEMPEVNCTLEGDEIRQWHKVNLAIAVAREKGLIVPVLKNAERKSLVEISQESADLVQRARADRLTLDEIQGGTLTVSNLGMYDIDGFTPIINPPQGAILGVGRILDRPVAVKQEVVVKPTMVLSISFDHRVMDGDVAARFLKRLKYLLENPYQPVVE; encoded by the coding sequence TTGAGCATTAAGATTGAGATGCCAAAACTGGCCGCTACGATGGAAGAGGGAATAATCTCCCGGTGGTATAAACAGGCTGGGGATAAAGTAGAAAAAGGGGAACCTCTGGTCGAAGTACTCACAGGCAAGATTAACGCCGAAGTAGAATCACCGGCGGCGGGGATTTTAGAGAAGATTGTGGCGATGGACGGGGCGCTGGTGCCTGTCGGAGAGGCTATCGCCTTCTTAGCAGAAGCCGCGGAACCGGAGAGTGCTGCTAAAGAGCTGATCCAGAGTCAAGCGGATGCCGGAGTTCAGGAAAGACAAACGGTGCTTGCCACCCCGAGGGTGAAAAAACTGGCCAAAGAGCTGGGTATCGATTTGGCTGCTGTACTCGGAAGTGGTCCGAACGGGCGGATTACTGAAGAGGATCTTGTTAAGTATAAAGAACTACAAGACAGCGCCAAACAACAGAAGCTGACGGCCACCGCCCGCAAGATAGCGGAAGTCGCGGGTGTTTCCTTGGGAGATGTGCAAGGCAGCGGAGTATCCGGACGTATCCAGAAGGAAGATGTCCTGCGCAAACTTGAGGAGAAAACTGCCGAAAAGGCAGGGCATCTGGCCATGAATGACTTTACGGTTCTGCCTTTGGCCGGATTGCGCAAGGTAATCGGCGAAAACATGTCGGCCAGCGCTTTTAAGGCTCCTCATGTCACCCTCACCACTGAAGTCGTGATGGACAAAGCCGTCCAGCTGCGCAATGAATTAAAAGAAAAGTACAGGAAAGAAGCAAAAATCACTTTTACAGATTTTATCAATGCCATTGTGATTAAGGTCTTGCAGGAAATGCCGGAGGTAAATTGCACCCTGGAAGGTGACGAAATCAGGCAGTGGCACAAAGTGAACTTAGCCATAGCTGTAGCCAGGGAAAAGGGCTTAATCGTCCCGGTACTGAAGAATGCGGAACGTAAATCCCTGGTTGAGATTTCCCAAGAGTCTGCGGACCTTGTGCAACGGGCCAGGGCTGACCGCTTGACGTTGGATGAAATACAAGGTGGCACCCTTACGGTCAGCAACTTGGGCATGTATGACATTGACGGTTTCACCCCGATCATCAATCCGCCCCAAGGGGCTATTCTCGGGGTGGGAAGGATTCTGGACCGTCCGGTGGCCGTCAAGCAAGAGGTTGTTGTCAAGCCGACTATGGTCCTCAGTATCTCTTTTGATCATAGGGTGATGGATGGTGACGTAGCAGCCCGCTTCCTGAAGAGATTGAAGTATTTGTTGGAAAATCCCTACCAACCTGTGGTCGAGTAG